The following are encoded in a window of Centroberyx gerrardi isolate f3 chromosome 1, fCenGer3.hap1.cur.20231027, whole genome shotgun sequence genomic DNA:
- the qser1 gene encoding glutamine and serine-rich protein 1 has translation MMDRNYPTSSFADALAPPAQTVASWAYDRNTANIKPSSSYGAAHLDTELLQRQSYASTHQLPTYTTSHHPAAAGLSGALDSSGNTSETSIMSFLSAMESRSLQAGPVSASLLPPFRTPSWPAGTNASTTELYLTGALPSTATFPSPAALSSYQHTGAFPSRSYATNPSLALQDPAFSTSTNGLFSHHDPLLHLKTSQTVLPTALAFNHLSAPSLGSTLPIQSSTYRSAQESAPHLLQPQFSLLPSPLPAPHGAPQHYGTPVFSGSIERALQRECSVIKHHQRPSSSHTASEQLPNSQHSLQGYLGSGSEAEVSYQQDPSRQTPVSCSPSTGVDSSQGVNGAPQPKTDSATQAYSSTSVTKAKDCSSKLAPHPSGGGESHSHSQSLTGGSPESYSSPGQKQNSVIANQQSVQLPSLLSNSLSQSYIASHTQSQPPHSTSDKLPSLYKTLPSFSSQSGNVASVSQTLVYSSPGLSQEQEAQYGAQVQGLCQGNLSESYPTSHSQGAPNVSYPSHSQGQASGTQSQSYATGQSLNSSYAPTCARSLPTSNSTQDYNLMQASVGGKTHNTLTQQQTQSQKYVLSVPSPSYSSNAQALQNNVRPSVQDIKPTYGKHKLEELPIQDLEALQQASMEAPAADVNMAAHNNVVYVVSKMDDRYKTQSVIRSNSRSEDQLMGLGQTNAPQVKDERMGSLSQQHIQLSSANSRDTTDPKTTNSSIISSHIPLSSEQLKQHSLLLKSPEPHQQNHQNHSQAQSQTPAALTQFIRVPSTQVLLEPNQMILLQQPLVHPGQNPSKVVSAQGMQPSQGSSSVQVQYLHMDRELLSPSVSETQSQQGTVVSEHNSVGSDSSKHLLSSKDHYSQSANQQSNDAKNHFALNSICFPDSMLLADDRNILSNVDDILAATVAACGVTPQDFVKVTSSAEAEMVVMASPVESKGHFQTVDMRHMSPSFSSAQQPIIANTNSHTMTMTLNGAQMTTDCQVQSIHHNNSSELDTNGDGGSSENDYHLAGQVYDPSGLQNRVKGNAKCIKTEDGLMECQGSEGFPKKKARSKSLTKPVGPEEEGGQARQAKRSGQAKRQNSRGSDISSPSTSHNVYDGYPQQERIRQKIREVEEKQPEVKTGFIGSFLDFLKSGPKQHYSPSPARTISRPRKPSTSSRQPPCPLPALPPKLQSLTGPLISHEGNGASSQQKRLDEDLQKNLETLPSFSSDEEENTGKNQALRNSISSALSALDESSDRRTRTDNRITTSVMKPDHAPSMPQSVSEIHLQQAAAPTQTINTLSGGTVFAVQEGPKETPPGQLAVQLSSVAIEGLTDEELSDSGGEGMYRERDEFVVRNEDIESLKVTMRAGTEPPAIWKVQKALLQKFVPELRDGKRVFSATNSYLGYFGDAKTMYQRVYVKFLDTVNKREYVRVCSRKPRCKPMNSLRGSQVKTLLGLTATPSSVSQSQKPRPKQPKPRAEPPPKKRRKWKEEFSPTPSGSSAEEGGEDDELTPPVPFASRFLNTRTMKETFKSFVELLISVALDEDVMTALEKENDELLLPHMKRVDGMITDNRKRLLHKLHMGQLLKTALDSFPEISVVTELKKDGETPAFKVRLSGKAYNKKTMKPYKMPNKVPLEYTVDQQKTQWFSLYHSLQHYKYHTYLMCKDEIASLRVQAGELGQEETVQKCLQNGAWVEGLFDRFGDLLNQVQQACR, from the exons ATGATGGACAGGAACTACCCGACCTCCAGCTTTGCGGACGCGCTGGCTCCACCAGCACAGACCGTAGCTTCTTGGGCCTATGACCGAAACACAGCGAATATCAAGCCAAG TTCCAGTTATGGTGCAGCACACCTTGACACAGAGCTCCTCCAGCGGCAAAGCTACGCATCCACCCATCAGCTTCCCACCTACACTACGTCACACCATCCTGCGGCTGCAG GACTGTCAGGAGCCCTTGACTCGAGCGGTAATACCTCTGAGACCTCAATCATGAGCTTCCTGTCAGCCATGGAGTCCAGAAGCCTTCAGGCTGGTCCTGTTAGTGCCtcactccttcctcctttcagAACCCCATCATGGCCCGCTG GTACCAACGCCTCCACCACAGAGCTGTATTTGACTGGTGCCCTGCCTTCTACTGCCACCTTCCCCTCCCCTGCTGCTCTGTCATCCTATCAGCACACCGGTGCCTTCCCTTCCAGGAGCTATGCTACCAACCCTTCCCTGGCCCTCCAGGACCCTGCCTTCAGCACTTCCACCAATGGCCTGTTCTCCCACCATGATCCGCTCCTCCATCTCAAAACAAGCCAGACTGTACTTCCCACTGCTCTGGCCTTCAATCACCTCTCTGCCCCCTCGTTAGGCTCCACTCTCCCTATCCAGTCCTCCACATACCGCTCTGCCCAGGAGTCAGCCCCCCACCTCCTTCAGCCCCAGTTCAGCCTGCTAccttctcctctgcctgctccccATGGTGCCCCCCAGCATTATGGGACCCCGGTTTTCTCAGGCTCCATTGAGAGAGCACTTCAGCGAGAATGTAGTGTGATCAAACACCACCAGAGGCCTTCTAGCAGCCATACGGCCTCAGAGCAATTGCCCAATTCACAGCACTCCTTACAGGGGTACTTGGGCTCTGGCAGTGAAGCGGAGGTGTCCTACCAACAGGACCCTTCTCGTCAGACTCCGGTGTCCTGCAGTCCCTCAACAGGAGTGGATTCCTCTCAAGGGGTCAATGGTGCCCCACAGCCCAAAACAGACTCAGCAACTCAGGCCTATTCGTCCACTTCGGTGACCAAGGCTAAAGACTGCTCTTCTAAACTTGCTCCACACCCCTCTGGGGGTGGAGAGAGTCACAGCCACTCGCAGAGCCTGACAGGAGGGTCGCCTGAGAGTTATTCCTCCCCAGGACAGAAGCAGAACTCAGTTATTGCTAACCAGCAGTCAGTCCAGCTGCCCAGCCTGCTGTCCAACAGTCTCTCTCAAAGCTATATCGCCTCCCACACCCAGTCCCAGCCCCCCCACTCCACCTCAGACAAACTGCCTTCCCTTTACAAGACTCTGCCTTCCTTCTCTAGCCAGTCTGGCAATGTGGCATCTGTTAGTCAGACCCTTGTTTACTCCAGTCCCGGGCTCAGCCAGGAGCAGGAGGCTCAATATGGAGCCCAGGTCCAGGGCTTGTGTCAGGGGAACCTCTCTGAGAGCTACCCCACTTCCCACTCTCAGGGTGCCCCTAATGTGTCTTACCCATCTCATTCACAGGGGCAGGCTTCGGGGACTCAGTCTCAGAGCTATGCCACAGGACAATCCCTTAACTCTTCTTACGCACCCACATGTGCCCGGAGTCTACCCACATCAAATTCTACACAGGACTACAACCTGATGCAGGCCTCAGTGGGAGGTAAAACACATAACACTCTGACCCAACAGCAGACGCAGTCCCAGAAATACGTTTTGTCTGTGCCGTCGCCCAGCTACTCTTCAAATGCTCAAGCCTTACAGAATAATGTCAGACCCTCCGTACAGGACATAAAACCAACCTATGGCAAACACAAACTTGAAGAGCTTCCCATTCAGGACCTAGAGGCTctccagcaggcctccatggaGGCCCCTGCTGCAGACGTCAATATGGCTGCTCACAACAATGTGGTTTATGTTGTCTCAAAAATGGACGACCGCTACAAGACACAGAGTGTAATCCGGAGCAACTCACGTTCTGAGGACCAGCTCATGGGACTGGGTCAGACAAATGCGCCCCAGGTAAAGGATGAAAGGATGGGCTCTCTCAGTCAGCAGCACATCCAGCTAAGCAGTGCCAATAGTCGGGACACAACCGACCCAAAAACTACAAACTCCAGTATTATATCTTCGCACATACCCCTGAGCTCAGAGCAGCTCAAGCAGCACTCTCTCCTACTCAAATCCCCCGAGCCACATCAACAAAACCACCAGAACCACAGTCAGGCCCAGAGCCAGACCCCAGCAGCCCTGACCCAGTTCATCAGGGTCCCCAGCACTCAGGTTCTGCTTGAGCCCAACCAGATGATTCTGCTCCAGCAGCCCCTAGTCCACCCTGGTCAGAACCCCTCAAAGGTAGTGTCGGCACAAGGTATGCAGCCATCCCAAGGTTCAAGCTCTGTTCAAGTCCAGTACCTTCACATGGATAGAGAACTGCTGAGTCCCAGTGTCAGTGAAACCCAGAGTCAGCAGGGCACTGTAGTGTCCGAACACAACTCGGTAGGCTCTGATTCCTCTAAACACCTTCTGTCCTCAAAAGACCACTACAGTCaatcagcaaatcagcagtcaAATGATGCCAAGAACCACTTTGCTCTTAACTCCATTTGCTTCCCTGACTCTATGCTACTGGCGGATGACAGAAATATTCTGTCAAATGTTGACGACATCCTGGCTGCCACAGTGGCCGCCTGTGGTGTCACACCACAAGACTTTGTCAAAGTTACGTCCTCTGCTGAGGCTGAAATGGTAGTGATGGCAAGCCCCGTGGAGTCCAAGGGTCACTTTCAGACTGTGGACATGAGGCATATGTCACCTAGTTTCTCCTCAGCACAACAGCCGATCATCGCCAACACTAACTCCCACACCATGACAATGACACTAAATGGAGCTCAGATGACCACAGATTGTCAGGTACAGTCTATTCACCACAACAATAGTTCTGAACTTGACACAAATGGAGATGGAGGAAGCTCTGAGAATGACTACCACCTAGCCGGCCAGGTGTATGACCCCTCAGGTCTCCAGAACAGAGTCAAGGGGAATGCAAAGTGTATTAAAACAGAGGATGGCCTTATGGAATGCCAAGGCTCTGAAGGCTTTCCCAAAAAGAAGGCTCGCTCCAAGTCCTTAACCAAGCCAGTCggtcctgaggaggagggtggacaGGCCAGACAAGCCAAGCGCAGCGGGCAGGCCAAGCGGCAGAACTCCCGGGGAAGTGACATCAGCTCCCCCTCCACCTCGCACAATGTATATGATGGTTATCCGCAGCAGGAGAGAATCAGGCAGAAGATCCGTGAAGTGGAAGAGAAACAGCCAGAGGTCAAAACTGGCTTCATCGGCTCCTTCCTAGACTTCCTCAAGTCCGGACCCAAACAGCACTACTCTCCTAGTCCTGCACGGACTATTAGTCGCCCCAGAAAGCCCTCCACCTCATCCAGACAACCACCATGCCCCTTGCCTGCTTTGCCTCCCAAATTACAGTCTCTGACAGGGCCTTTGATTTCCCATGAGGGCAATGGAGCGAGCTCTCAGCAGAAACGTCTGGATGAGGATCTGCAGAAGAACTTGGAGACGCTGCCATCGTTCAGCTCGGATGAGGAGGAGAATACCGGGAAGAACCAGGCCCTGCGGAACAGCATCAGCTCAGCCCTTTCGGCACTGGATGAGTCCTCAGATCGGAGGACCAGGACAG ACAACAGAATTACTACTTCCGTGATGAAACCAGACCATGCTCCCAGCATGCCACAGTCTGTCTCCGAGATCCATTTGCAGCAGGCAGCTGCTCCTACGCAGACGATAAACACCTTGTCAGGCGGGACTGTGTTTGCGGTTCAGGAGGGACCGAAGGAGACCCCACCAGGCCAGCTGGCTGTTCAGTTGTCCAGCGTGGCCATCGAGGGACTGACCGATGAGGAGCTATCGGACAGCGGAGGGGAGGGAATGTACCGGGAGAGAGACGAGTTTGTTGTCAGGAATGAGGATATCGAGAGCCTGAAG GTGACAATGAGAGCAGGGACGGAGCCTCCAGCCATCTGGAAAGTCCAGAAGGCTTTGCTGCAAAAGTTTGTGCCTGAGctgagagatgggaagagagtgTTCTCAGCCACTAACAGC tatctTGGATACTTTGGCGATGCTAAGACCATGTACCAGAGGGTGTATGTGAAGTTTCTGGACACAGTTAACAAAAGGGAGTATGTACGAGTTTGCAGCCGGAAGCCACGCTGCAAGCCTATGAACTCCCTAAG GGGTTCACAGGTGAAAACTTTGCTGGGCCTGACAGCCACGCCTTCCTCAGTCTCCCAGAGCCAAAAGCCCCGACCCAAACAACCCAAGCCCAGGGCAGAGCCCCCAcccaagaagaggaggaaatggaaaGAGGAGTTCTCACCTACTCCCTCAGGCTCATCTGCTGAGGAGGGCGGTGAAGATGATG agTTAACCCCTCCAGTGCCGTTTGCCTCACGGTTCCTCAACACTCGGACTATGAAGGAGACTTTCAAGAGCTTTGTGGAACTGCTCATCAGCGTTGCCTTAGACGAAGATGTGATGACAGCGCTTGAGAAGGAGAACG ATGAGTTGCTCCTGCCTCATATGAAGAGGGTGGATGGGATGATCACTGACAACAGGAAACGCTTGCTTCACAAACTACACATGGGACAGCTCCTAAAG ACGGCTCTGGACAGCTTCCCAGAGATCTCAGTGGTGACTGAGCTGAAGAAGGATGGGGAAACCCCGGCCTTTAAGGTGCGACTTAGTGGGAAGGCCTACAACAAGAAAACCATGAAGCCCTACAAAATGCCCAACAAAGTGCCACTG GAGTATACAGTGGACCAGCAGAAAACTCAGTGGTTCTCCCTCTACCACTCTTTGCAACATTACAAGTACCACACGTACCTCATGTGTAAGGACGAG ATAGCGTCTCTCCGGGTGCAGGCGGGGGAGCTGGGGCAGGAGGAGACTGTACAGAAGTGTCTGCAGAACGGAGCCTGGGTGGAGGGGCTCTTCGACCGCTTCGGGGATCTACTCAATCAAGTGCAGCAGGCCTGCCGATAG
- the prrg4 gene encoding transmembrane gamma-carboxyglutamic acid protein 4 isoform X1: MMNHFNCFSQRNLRNTTAVSGDRSRQKTFPGSSYQRRGECMAMFFYLFILFQLLSCGDFACMRRLLQNPESQDQEVFVGEEDAKEFLGRHLLFNRFDFEIFTPGNLERECYEEVCNYEEAREVFENTPDTDAFWKKYNEDKDKRPSRLDVTSLLVGLIAAGVAVVIVGLLLWYFCQGKCKDDFSRTSSIRVRPRRSNASLIMRRLEEVALQPVPPHPPMEDIDPPGLPSYEQAIAKSGPHDAPPPPYPGSQPGSIRR, encoded by the exons ATGATGAaccattttaattgtttttccCAAAGGAATTTGCGAAACACCACTGCTGTTTCTGGCGATCGCTCGCGGCAGAAGACGTTTCCTGGTTCATCTTATCAGCGTCGAG GTGAATGCATGGCCATGTTTTTCTATCTATTTATACTCTTTCAACTCCTGTCCTGTGGAGACTTTGCCTGCATGAGAAGGTTACTGCAAAATCCAGAATCACAAGACCAGGAAG TGTTTGTTGGAGAGGAGGACGCAAAGGAGTTCTTGGGACGCCATCTGCTGTTCAACCGGTTCGACTTTGAGATCTTCACTCCTGGAAATTTGGAGAGGGAGTGTTATGAAGAGGTCTGCAACTACGAGGAGGCGCGGGAGGTCTTTGAAAACACCCCGGATACA GATGCTTTTTGGAAGAAGTACAATGAGG ATAAGGACAAGCGCCCGTCACGGCTGGATGTGACGTCTCTCCTGGTGGGATTGATTGCTGCTGGGGTGGCTGTTGTTATCGTCGGCCTTCTGCTCTGGTATTTCTGCCAAGGCAAATGCAAGGACGACTTCAGCCGTACCAG TTCCATCAGGGTGCGTCCGAGGCGGAGCAATGCGTCTCTGATTATGCGGCGGCTGGAGGAGGTCGCCCTGCAGCCGGTGCCCCCACACCCGCCCATGGAGGACATCGACCCCCCTGGGCTGCCCTCCTATGAGCAGGCCATAGCGAAAAGTGGACCGCATGacgctccacctcctccctatCCTGG CTCACAACCTGGAAGTATTCGGCGGTAG
- the prrg4 gene encoding transmembrane gamma-carboxyglutamic acid protein 4 isoform X2, with amino-acid sequence MAMFFYLFILFQLLSCGDFACMRRLLQNPESQDQEVFVGEEDAKEFLGRHLLFNRFDFEIFTPGNLERECYEEVCNYEEAREVFENTPDTDAFWKKYNEDKDKRPSRLDVTSLLVGLIAAGVAVVIVGLLLWYFCQGKCKDDFSRTSSIRVRPRRSNASLIMRRLEEVALQPVPPHPPMEDIDPPGLPSYEQAIAKSGPHDAPPPPYPGSQPGSIRR; translated from the exons ATGGCCATGTTTTTCTATCTATTTATACTCTTTCAACTCCTGTCCTGTGGAGACTTTGCCTGCATGAGAAGGTTACTGCAAAATCCAGAATCACAAGACCAGGAAG TGTTTGTTGGAGAGGAGGACGCAAAGGAGTTCTTGGGACGCCATCTGCTGTTCAACCGGTTCGACTTTGAGATCTTCACTCCTGGAAATTTGGAGAGGGAGTGTTATGAAGAGGTCTGCAACTACGAGGAGGCGCGGGAGGTCTTTGAAAACACCCCGGATACA GATGCTTTTTGGAAGAAGTACAATGAGG ATAAGGACAAGCGCCCGTCACGGCTGGATGTGACGTCTCTCCTGGTGGGATTGATTGCTGCTGGGGTGGCTGTTGTTATCGTCGGCCTTCTGCTCTGGTATTTCTGCCAAGGCAAATGCAAGGACGACTTCAGCCGTACCAG TTCCATCAGGGTGCGTCCGAGGCGGAGCAATGCGTCTCTGATTATGCGGCGGCTGGAGGAGGTCGCCCTGCAGCCGGTGCCCCCACACCCGCCCATGGAGGACATCGACCCCCCTGGGCTGCCCTCCTATGAGCAGGCCATAGCGAAAAGTGGACCGCATGacgctccacctcctccctatCCTGG CTCACAACCTGGAAGTATTCGGCGGTAG